The genomic interval TCATGGTTAGACCACATGCAAAGGGCTTTTGTTATACCACAGATGAAATCAATTTAATGAAACGAGATATTGAATTTGCGAAACAGTTAAAAGTAAATGGTGTGGTTTTTGGTGTGCTGGATGAACAAAAAAATATTTGTGAAGCCAATTTGCAAAAACTTTTATCTGTATGTGATGGGCTCGAAGTTACGTTCAGTCGGGCAATTGATTTGATAAATCCTGTGAATGGAATGAAGATTTTAGCTAAATATCCGCAGGTTACAACGGTGATTTCTTCTGGTGGAACTGGTTTTATCAAGGATAACATAGAAATATTGAATAAGATGGTAGCGCATGCTAAACATATTCGTTTGCTGATCGGGGGCGGATTGACGCTCGACAATGTGGAAGAGATTATGCAGGCTGTGAAGCATGCTGATTTTCATTTTGGTTCTGCAGCAAGAGAAAACAGTTCCCTATTCGGGGATATAAGTAAAGCACGCATTGAAAAATTAGTGCATATTATTCGTGAAAATAAGTAGAATGTTTTTAGCAGGGAGTAGGGAAAAATCGCTCCTTGCTATTTTTATCTTCGTATACTTGTGTTATGTATACAAAGACTAGCAGAAAGCATAAATCAAAAGCAAGGCTAGTCTCATTCGTCATATTTATAAAATATTAATAAGTATCCGTATGATATACATTTGTTCTTTTACGTAAAACTATTAGTTAAAAAAGCTAGAGAAAACACGATAAAATTACGAATGTTTTCTTGACATGTATACAAAAAAGGCAATATAATGAATACATTACAAATTTAAACCATATGTTTAGAGATTTAAGGGGATGGAATGAGAGATGGCTGCAATCAAATTTGAGAAAGCTACTGTTTTAAAAGAAAAACCAGATGTATCAAAAATAGGTTTTGGTACGAAATTTTCTGATTATATGTTCGAAATGGATTATAATCCTGAGCAAGGTTGGCATGATCCACGGATCGTACCGTATCGTGATATTACCGTGAGTCCTGCAAATACGACACTGCATTATGGGCAGGCAATTTTTGAAGGAATGAAAGCATTTAGAACTAAAGATAACCGTATTGTAATATTTAGACCACTTGATCATATCAAACGTTTAAATCGTTCAGCAAAAATTCTTGATATTCCTGAGGTAG from Massilibacillus massiliensis carries:
- a CDS encoding copper homeostasis protein CutC, which produces MVEIIAMTVEDAKQIEAGGADRIELVSALSEGGLTPSYGLIEAVVNAVKIPVNIMVRPHAKGFCYTTDEINLMKRDIEFAKQLKVNGVVFGVLDEQKNICEANLQKLLSVCDGLEVTFSRAIDLINPVNGMKILAKYPQVTTVISSGGTGFIKDNIEILNKMVAHAKHIRLLIGGGLTLDNVEEIMQAVKHADFHFGSAARENSSLFGDISKARIEKLVHIIRENK